The sequence below is a genomic window from Streptomyces sp. V1I1.
CTGCTGTTCGAGTTCTCGATCACGGCCTACTGGGTGGGCGACTTCACCGGCTCGCTCCAGGCGTGCGACCGTCTTCTGGCGATGCCCGACGTGCCCGACGCCCATCGCGAGCAGACACGAGCCAACCGCACATTCGCGGCACAGCGGCTTGCGGCGATTCCCGAGCCGGCCACCAGATCCAGGGCGGCCAGGCGAGCGCGTACGGGCTCGAAGAAACGCTGACAACCGCGGCGCGGCGGCTACTGGACGGCGCCGTCCTCCTGCGTACGGTTCGCATCGAGGCGGGCCTTGGCCTTGTCGACCTTGCCGACGAGCTGCTCGGACATCGCGTCACGCTGCTTGCCCAGTAGTACGAAGCTGAGCGGCGCGGACAGGACGAGAGCGAGCAGGACGACCCAGACGAAGTTCGAGTCGCCAAGCCCCTTGGGCAGTACGCCGAACTGGACAAGGCCGCCCACGACGACGAGGCAGCCGATAAAGATGGCGAAGCGCATGGCGGTATACCGGATCGCGGCGCTCGTCCTGGCAGCGGACACGGCGGGCCTTCTCTCTTCGTACGACAGGTCGTGCCCAACCAGTGAAGCACGGTCGGCAGTGCCCCCTCCAAGCGGGCATCAGAGCAGCGGGAGCAGCATCGTGATGTCGTCGCGGTCGTCACCGTCGGCCACCCGGATCGCGCCAGGCACCCGCCCGACCTCCTTGTAGCCGCAGGCCCCGTAGAAGCGGTCGACGCCGGTGCCGCCGCGGCAGGTGAGCCGTATCGCCTCGATGCCCTCGAAGCCGCGGGCCGCGTCGGCGGCCGCGGCCATCAGATCGCGGCCATGGCCCATGCCCTGGTGGCGCGGGTGGACCATGACCGTGTACAGCCAGACCCAATGCAGCATCAGCCGGTGCGTGTTGTGCGTGAAAAAGGCGGTGGCGGCGACCGCCCCCTCCTCGTCGTATCCCACGAGCAGCCGGGTGCGGCCCTCGGCCATCGAGGCCAGATGCTTCACAAGCTCGGGCCGTACGGCC
It includes:
- a CDS encoding DUF4229 domain-containing protein codes for the protein MSAARTSAAIRYTAMRFAIFIGCLVVVGGLVQFGVLPKGLGDSNFVWVVLLALVLSAPLSFVLLGKQRDAMSEQLVGKVDKAKARLDANRTQEDGAVQ
- a CDS encoding GNAT family N-acetyltransferase, coding for MSLDFELDPPVDRALRDGILALWADVSNADGAVGFVPPVDREAVRPELVKHLASMAEGRTRLLVGYDEEGAVAATAFFTHNTHRLMLHWVWLYTVMVHPRHQGMGHGRDLMAAAADAARGFEGIEAIRLTCRGGTGVDRFYGACGYKEVGRVPGAIRVADGDDRDDITMLLPLL